The following are encoded together in the Gordonia insulae genome:
- the rdgB gene encoding RdgB/HAM1 family non-canonical purine NTP pyrophosphatase, which yields MTTVLVASRNAKKLTELRRVLDAAGVGGIDVIGLDAVPEYPEEPETGATFEDNALIKAEAGARATGFACLADDSGLEVDALNGMPGVLSARWSGRHGDDRANNDLLLAQIGDVPDERRGAAFVSACALVLPSGEQTVVRGEWRGIILRGPRGANGFGYDPLFVPDDDAAQGRSSAELSPTEKDALSHRGKALAALVPALRELADN from the coding sequence ATGACCACGGTGCTGGTCGCCAGCCGAAACGCCAAGAAGCTGACCGAACTGCGACGCGTGCTGGATGCCGCGGGTGTCGGCGGCATCGACGTGATCGGTCTCGACGCCGTCCCGGAGTACCCCGAGGAGCCCGAGACGGGTGCGACGTTCGAGGACAATGCGCTGATCAAGGCGGAGGCCGGTGCGCGGGCAACCGGGTTCGCTTGTCTGGCAGATGATTCCGGGCTCGAGGTGGATGCGCTGAACGGCATGCCGGGCGTGCTCTCCGCCCGCTGGTCCGGGCGGCACGGCGACGACCGGGCCAACAACGACCTCCTGCTCGCCCAGATCGGTGACGTCCCGGACGAGAGGCGCGGCGCGGCTTTCGTCTCGGCATGCGCACTGGTGCTGCCTTCGGGGGAGCAGACAGTCGTGCGCGGTGAGTGGCGTGGCATCATCCTGCGGGGACCGCGCGGCGCGAACGGCTTCGGTTACGATCCGCTTTTCGTGCCGGATGATGATGCGGCGCAGGGACGTTCGTCGGCCGAGCTGTCGCCGACCGAGAAGGATGCACTGAGTCATCGAGGCAAGGCGCTCGCCGCACTGGTGCCGGCGCTACGGGAACTCGCCGACAACTGA
- a CDS encoding thymidine kinase — protein MSEPAELTFYHGPMGAGKSTFALQTHFNQSRQGRVGLLLTKHDRSGEPAVTSRIGLAAPAVVVGDGDDLHDVVMHRHRRERLDFVVCDEAQFLAPAQVEDLVRIVDEVGIDVFAFGLLTDFTAALFPGSARLVELADGVHRMQAIVLCWCGRPGFLNARVVGGQVARAGELVAIGDTELGPVIYQALCRRHFMGGQLEE, from the coding sequence ATGTCTGAGCCCGCCGAGCTGACGTTCTACCACGGGCCGATGGGGGCCGGGAAGTCGACGTTCGCCCTCCAGACGCATTTCAACCAGAGCCGTCAGGGGCGTGTCGGACTGCTGCTGACGAAACACGATCGCTCCGGGGAGCCCGCCGTGACGAGCCGCATCGGGTTGGCCGCACCTGCGGTCGTCGTCGGCGACGGGGATGACCTCCATGACGTCGTGATGCACCGGCATCGACGAGAGCGGCTGGACTTCGTCGTGTGCGACGAGGCGCAGTTCTTGGCACCCGCGCAGGTGGAGGACCTGGTCCGGATCGTCGACGAGGTCGGCATCGACGTCTTCGCGTTCGGACTGCTCACCGACTTCACCGCCGCCCTGTTCCCGGGGTCGGCCCGGCTCGTCGAGCTCGCCGACGGGGTGCACCGGATGCAGGCCATCGTGCTGTGCTGGTGCGGGAGGCCGGGTTTCCTCAATGCGCGCGTCGTCGGCGGACAGGTGGCCCGGGCGGGCGAGCTCGTCGCGATCGGCGACACCGAACTCGGGCCGGTGATCTATCAAGCGCTGTGTCGTCGGCATTTCATGGGCGGACAACTGGAGGAATGA
- a CDS encoding glycosyltransferase — MRIVQLANFYGARSGGLRTAVDRWGAGYVAAGHEVILVVPGADDRAATMPNGVHRITVHAPRLPFSGGYHVAPPRRVADILRHLRPDAVEVSDRLTLRGFGAWARRRDIHSTMVSHERLDRLLSIAMPDAVARMMADEANRRTADSFDAVVCTTGFAAAEFDRIGATNVAHAPLGVDLDVFDPRHADPAVGARFADDTTTLIVHCGRLSPEKRPDRSIAAVGRLHAARRRVHLVVAGDGPRRPALQRAARGLPVTFLGHVADRAQVAALLASTEISLAPGPHETFCLSALESLASGTPVVASRSSAVAGMVDASCGALAADSPTAFAEAIEQVLELPRPERESAARRRAARYRWPDSVARMLAIHGGSPDLGPRSVVGEFP, encoded by the coding sequence GTGCGCATCGTGCAACTCGCCAACTTCTACGGCGCCCGGTCGGGTGGTCTGCGGACCGCCGTCGACCGCTGGGGCGCCGGATATGTGGCGGCCGGCCACGAGGTGATCCTGGTGGTCCCCGGCGCCGACGACCGTGCCGCGACGATGCCCAACGGCGTGCACCGGATCACCGTGCACGCACCCCGACTCCCCTTCTCCGGCGGCTACCACGTCGCGCCGCCCCGCCGGGTCGCCGACATCCTGCGCCACCTCCGGCCAGACGCCGTCGAGGTGTCGGATCGGCTCACCCTGCGCGGATTCGGCGCCTGGGCGCGGCGACGCGACATCCACTCGACGATGGTGTCGCACGAACGACTCGACCGGCTGCTCTCCATCGCCATGCCGGACGCGGTCGCCCGGATGATGGCCGACGAGGCCAACCGCCGCACCGCGGATTCCTTCGACGCCGTGGTCTGCACCACGGGATTCGCCGCGGCCGAGTTCGACCGGATCGGCGCGACCAACGTGGCGCACGCACCACTCGGGGTGGACCTCGACGTCTTCGATCCGCGGCATGCCGATCCTGCTGTCGGGGCGCGATTCGCCGACGACACGACGACGCTGATCGTGCACTGCGGACGCCTGTCCCCCGAAAAACGACCCGATCGCAGCATCGCGGCGGTCGGCCGGCTGCATGCCGCCCGACGGCGGGTTCACCTCGTGGTCGCCGGCGACGGACCCCGACGTCCCGCCTTGCAGCGGGCCGCACGTGGGCTGCCCGTCACGTTCCTCGGCCACGTCGCCGATCGCGCTCAGGTCGCCGCGCTGCTCGCGTCGACGGAGATCTCGTTGGCGCCGGGGCCGCACGAGACGTTCTGCCTGTCCGCCCTCGAATCGCTGGCGTCGGGCACACCGGTGGTCGCGTCCCGATCATCTGCGGTGGCCGGCATGGTCGATGCGAGTTGCGGAGCACTGGCCGCCGACTCACCCACGGCGTTCGCCGAGGCGATCGAGCAGGTCCTGGAACTGCCCCGCCCCGAGCGGGAATCGGCCGCGCGACGGCGCGCCGCCCGGTACCGCTGGCCGGACTCGGTGGCCCGGATGCTGGCGATCCACGGGGGATCGCCGGACCTCGGACCGCGTTCAGTTGTCGGCGAGTTCCCGTAG
- the rph gene encoding ribonuclease PH, translating into MTTRADGRADDELRPISFTRGFTSHPAGSVLVEFGGTRVMCTASVTEGVPPWRRGSGLGWLTAEYAMLPSSTHERSRRESTQGKIGGRTHEISRLVGRSLRACIDLGALGENTVAIDCDVLQADGGTRTAAITGAYVALADAVTWLKAAGRLSDPQPLSCMIAAVSVGVVDGRVRLDLPYEEDSRAEVDMNVVATDAGTLVEVQGTGEGATFPRATLDKLLDIAMVGTEKLFDAQREVLAAPYPGDLPTPR; encoded by the coding sequence GTGACGACACGAGCTGACGGCAGGGCCGACGACGAACTGCGACCGATCTCCTTCACCCGCGGATTCACCTCGCATCCGGCGGGCTCCGTCCTGGTCGAATTCGGCGGGACCCGCGTGATGTGCACCGCGAGTGTGACCGAGGGCGTTCCGCCGTGGCGGCGTGGTTCCGGCCTCGGCTGGCTCACCGCGGAGTACGCGATGTTGCCGTCATCGACCCACGAACGCTCCCGGCGCGAGTCGACGCAGGGCAAGATCGGTGGCCGCACGCACGAGATCAGCCGCCTGGTCGGCCGTTCGCTGCGGGCCTGTATCGATCTCGGTGCGCTCGGCGAGAACACCGTCGCCATCGACTGTGATGTCCTGCAGGCCGACGGCGGCACCCGGACCGCGGCGATCACCGGCGCCTACGTGGCGCTCGCCGACGCGGTGACCTGGCTCAAGGCTGCCGGGCGGCTCAGCGATCCGCAGCCGTTGTCGTGCATGATCGCCGCGGTCAGCGTCGGTGTGGTGGACGGCCGGGTGCGACTCGACCTGCCCTACGAAGAGGATTCGCGTGCGGAGGTCGACATGAACGTCGTCGCCACCGACGCCGGCACCCTCGTCGAGGTGCAGGGCACCGGTGAGGGCGCGACCTTCCCGCGGGCCACACTCGACAAACTGCTCGACATCGCGATGGTCGGGACCGAGAAGCTGTTCGACGCGCAGCGCGAGGTGCTCGCGGCACCGTACCCGGGCGACCTGCCGACGCCCCGATGA
- a CDS encoding DUF3817 domain-containing protein: MTETTSPTTGTPVAKVRGALLRYRILAWITGLWLLLLVAELVLKYGFDVDALDFVPIVHGWVYFVYLILTIDLAIKVRWPLGKIILTCIAGTIPFLSFWFEHIRTKEVKAEYNL; this comes from the coding sequence GTGACCGAAACGACCAGTCCCACCACCGGCACACCCGTGGCGAAGGTACGCGGAGCATTGCTGCGCTACCGGATTCTCGCCTGGATCACGGGTCTGTGGTTGTTGCTGCTGGTCGCCGAGCTGGTCCTGAAGTACGGATTCGACGTCGACGCGCTCGACTTCGTCCCGATCGTGCACGGTTGGGTCTACTTCGTGTATCTGATCCTGACCATCGATCTGGCCATCAAGGTGCGGTGGCCGCTCGGGAAGATCATCCTCACGTGCATCGCCGGCACCATCCCGTTCCTCTCCTTCTGGTTCGAACACATCCGGACCAAGGAAGTGAAGGCGGAGTACAACCTCTAG
- a CDS encoding Gfo/Idh/MocA family protein, protein MLRHLPSPRTPEPTSAPVLRWGIMGPGWIAQRFVGGLHKHTRQRVTAVGSRSAGRADEFARRMNIPSSHEGYDALLADPDVDIVYISTPHPQHHGCALAAIAAGKHVLVEKPMGINAIQAQEIFAAARTAGVFAGEAMWTRFLPKFDVIRQILDDGVLGTRRTVVADHGEYFTTDHRIYDPALAGGPLLDLGTYPVALAQWVLGEIGQVAAFGRPATTGVDGVELNGQIAATMGHAGGGQSLITTTILADTPTTAFVAGENAYLSVPGPFYQPGPFTLVQRDGEHLTHEEEPAQHEDGLHFSAADAARTIADGATESRIHPGADVIATLDAMDRIRAEIGIVFPGER, encoded by the coding sequence ATGCTGCGTCATCTGCCGTCGCCGCGCACCCCCGAGCCCACCTCGGCGCCCGTACTGCGTTGGGGCATCATGGGTCCGGGATGGATCGCCCAGCGGTTCGTCGGCGGCCTGCACAAACACACCAGGCAACGGGTCACCGCCGTCGGGTCGCGCAGCGCCGGGCGCGCCGACGAGTTCGCACGCCGCATGAACATCCCGTCATCGCACGAGGGTTACGACGCTCTGCTGGCCGACCCCGATGTCGACATCGTCTACATCAGCACACCCCATCCCCAGCACCACGGATGCGCGCTCGCCGCGATCGCCGCGGGCAAGCACGTCCTCGTCGAGAAGCCCATGGGCATCAACGCGATACAGGCGCAGGAGATCTTCGCCGCGGCCCGCACCGCCGGGGTGTTCGCGGGCGAGGCGATGTGGACGAGGTTCCTGCCCAAGTTCGACGTGATCCGCCAGATCCTCGACGACGGCGTGCTCGGCACGAGGCGCACCGTCGTCGCCGACCACGGCGAGTACTTCACCACCGATCACCGGATCTACGATCCGGCCCTCGCCGGTGGACCGCTGCTGGATCTGGGCACCTACCCGGTGGCGTTGGCACAGTGGGTACTCGGCGAGATCGGGCAGGTCGCGGCCTTCGGCCGGCCGGCCACGACAGGAGTCGACGGGGTCGAACTCAACGGTCAGATCGCGGCCACCATGGGCCATGCGGGCGGCGGTCAGTCGCTCATCACCACGACGATCCTCGCGGACACACCCACGACCGCGTTCGTCGCCGGTGAGAACGCCTACCTGTCGGTGCCGGGGCCGTTCTACCAGCCGGGGCCGTTCACCCTGGTCCAGCGCGACGGCGAGCACCTCACCCACGAGGAGGAGCCCGCGCAACACGAGGACGGGCTGCACTTCTCGGCCGCCGACGCGGCACGCACGATCGCCGACGGCGCCACGGAGTCCCGGATTCATCCGGGCGCCGATGTCATCGCGACGCTCGATGCGATGGACCGCATCCGCGCCGAGATCGGCATCGTGTTCCCCGGTGAGCGATGA
- a CDS encoding three-helix bundle dimerization domain-containing protein — MDQNNKDELRQISEVQDRLIGMYTHRDPDEVATAVQSAYRHFDDTRVRDFVPLLVERRANSDLGGSDVMVDPAAVPPHLGE, encoded by the coding sequence GTGGACCAGAACAACAAGGACGAGCTGCGTCAGATCAGCGAAGTCCAGGATCGCCTGATCGGCATGTACACACATCGCGATCCGGACGAGGTCGCGACCGCCGTCCAGTCCGCCTATCGGCACTTCGACGACACCCGGGTCCGAGATTTCGTTCCGCTGTTGGTGGAGCGCCGCGCGAACTCCGATCTCGGCGGCTCCGACGTCATGGTCGATCCGGCCGCCGTGCCCCCGCATCTGGGCGAGTAG
- a CDS encoding transcriptional regulator, producing the protein MESGSSTPGHRRRPALIALVVVAAVACLALAYWQWDVYESSAGTAQNLGYALQWPAFALAVIWAYRRFVVLENNPDEQRKIAHDAKGATEIPAGILPDRPTTPSASSLRSTPSANEDSTLADYNRYLADLGRSYAADSGSASGAGPTSESTSESSSEDQRR; encoded by the coding sequence ATGGAATCCGGTTCGAGCACCCCCGGTCACCGGCGGCGTCCGGCGCTGATCGCGCTGGTGGTCGTGGCGGCGGTCGCCTGCCTCGCCCTGGCGTACTGGCAATGGGATGTGTACGAGTCGTCGGCGGGTACCGCGCAGAACCTCGGGTACGCGTTGCAGTGGCCCGCGTTCGCACTCGCGGTCATCTGGGCCTACCGCCGATTCGTCGTCCTGGAGAACAATCCGGACGAGCAGCGCAAGATCGCCCACGACGCCAAGGGCGCCACCGAGATCCCCGCCGGCATCCTGCCCGACCGGCCGACGACCCCGAGCGCGTCGTCGCTCCGCTCGACCCCGTCCGCCAACGAGGACTCGACCCTCGCCGATTACAACCGCTACCTCGCCGACCTGGGTCGGTCGTATGCGGCCGACTCTGGCTCCGCATCCGGAGCCGGCCCCACATCCGAATCAACATCCGAATCCAGCAGTGAGGACCAACGCAGGTGA